The sequence below is a genomic window from Lysobacter stagni.
CGGTCAAGCGCCCGTCGAACACGTTGTCCCAGACATAATCCACTCCAAAATCAATGCCGCGTGCCTTGAGCTTACTAATGTTAAACGGGATGATTTGAAGGCCAGTGATCGCGTAGCGGTGTTCTGTTTCTCCCGCCATGTCACGCGAGATGTTTGCGCAGAACTCATTGCCAATTCCGCCGACGGCATCGACACAGTGTTCGGCGATCTGCTGCCCGGTGATATAGCTGATGGCGTCCTCGATCTCGATGTCCCAGTAGTCCACCGTAATGCCAAATCCAGGCAGGAACGTCGGCGTAAGCACCGCGCCCATTGTGAACGTCTTGCTGGTTTCCTCGGAAAGCTGCGGATTGCCGCCGGACAGTCCGCGCCGCGTGGAGGTGTCCTCTAGCGTCCAGCCAACTGGAATACCCAAGGCGCTGCAGTTGGCTTGGCGAAGCGCCGGATCGGCCCCGTGACGAATGTTTTGCGCTGAACACGGATCGCTTATCGTGTAGAAGTTCACCGATTGCGGATCGTAAAGCTCAGCGATGTTGGGCGCACGTACCGCATTGGAGAACGTGCCGCGCAGTCGTACCGAATCGTTGGCGGCCCAATCCAGACCTGCCTTCCAGCTGAAGGTACTTCCCACCGTGGTGTAGTCGGACACACGGCCGGCCAGGCTCAAGCTGACGTTCTGTGCGAACGCCATGTCAGCCAGCAGAGGTACGTTGATCTCGGCGAAGGCCTCGCGGACCGAGTACTCGCCACGCTGGTTCTGGATCGCATTGAGGAAGGTAAGGTCCGCCTGCTGCAAAGGATCGGTCGTCTGCTGGCTAGTCTCCTTTCGAAATTCGATACCGGATGCCAGGCCGACCGACCCCGCCGGCATTGCAAACAGCTCAGTCTTGGCCAGCGTGGCACTGAAGACCTTCTGGGTCAGCTCGGTCCGACTCGGCGTACGCGTGTTGAACCAGGCAGCCGCTTCTGGCGACACCGCACCTTCACCGAAGATGCTCGTCGGGACACAACCCGCCAGCAGATCCTCGCCCGTCACTGGATCAACCGGACCCGCGATTCCGTCACGTACGGAACGGCAGACGATGTTTCCGCCTGCATCGAACACTGCGTCGATCGATGCGTTGAAGCGATCGGGAATCAGGTTGTTGAGATTGGCTCGGGACTCGCTAGTGCGGCCGTAGTTGGCGCTGGCCTCGTACGACCAGTCAGTACCGAAGATGCCGCTGATGCCCGCGACGATGCGACCTGTCTTCCGGGTGATGTCCTCTCCGCGGAACCCCGCATCGGTGTTGTTTCGGTTGATCCGAAGATTCGGGAGTCCATTCTCATCCATGAACTCGCCGAGCTCATCGCTAATATAGGCGTTGTCACGGGAAATCGAGTAGGTTCCAAAGGATGGCCCGGAGGTGGAGAAGGCCTTGATCTTGCTCTGGACCAACTTGCTTTCAACGAAGATGCGATGGTTATCGTTGAGGTCGAATCCGAGGTTGACATTGAGCGATCCAGTTCGGTTGCTTGGCTGCATTTGCCCATACTGATTCGGATCCAGGCTGTCGCAATCGGTGCAACCACTGCGCACAGTGTCGACGAGGCCATCAAAGCGCTGGGGACGGAATCTCCCATCCGGATCGAAAACATAGCGGTCGTTGACCGTTTTGCCGTTGCGATCCACATCGAACACCCCCCCTGATGTATAGGTGTAGACGCTGGCGCCGCGTGTCAAGATCGTTCTGGCGTTCGTTGGATCGTTCGGATCGGTGAGGTAACGTTGGGAATCCCGACTGAAGTCCCGATCCCGAAGGTAAAGCGGATCCTGACTGTTGAACCCGGCAGACATGACGAATTGACCGCGCCCATCTGCAAAGTCGGCACCACTGGTAACACTAAAGGC
It includes:
- a CDS encoding TonB-dependent receptor plug domain-containing protein encodes the protein MLILAGTPVHAQEQDDSQAREPTQLDTVTVTGSRIPRVDYLSASPVGTLTAEDIKATGAVSLGDVVNALPQMSTTFSMGNSTRFIGTAGLNLLDLRGLGTDRTLVLVNGRRHVGGSVGSSAVDINTIPAALVERVEILTGGSSAIYGADAVSGVVNFILKKSFEGTVLNAQIGQSEEGGFNERAFSVTSGADFADGRGQFVMSAGFNSQDPLYLRDRDFSRDSQRYLTDPNDPTNARTILTRGASVYTYTSGGVFDVDRNGKTVNDRYVFDPDGRFRPQRFDGLVDTVRSGCTDCDSLDPNQYGQMQPSNRTGSLNVNLGFDLNDNHRIFVESKLVQSKIKAFSTSGPSFGTYSISRDNAYISDELGEFMDENGLPNLRINRNNTDAGFRGEDITRKTGRIVAGISGIFGTDWSYEASANYGRTSESRANLNNLIPDRFNASIDAVFDAGGNIVCRSVRDGIAGPVDPVTGEDLLAGCVPTSIFGEGAVSPEAAAWFNTRTPSRTELTQKVFSATLAKTELFAMPAGSVGLASGIEFRKETSQQTTDPLQQADLTFLNAIQNQRGEYSVREAFAEINVPLLADMAFAQNVSLSLAGRVSDYTTVGSTFSWKAGLDWAANDSVRLRGTFSNAVRAPNIAELYDPQSVNFYTISDPCSAQNIRHGADPALRQANCSALGIPVGWTLEDTSTRRGLSGGNPQLSEETSKTFTMGAVLTPTFLPGFGITVDYWDIEIEDAISYITGQQIAEHCVDAVGGIGNEFCANISRDMAGETEHRYAITGLQIIPFNISKLKARGIDFGVDYVWDNVFDGRLTAKLEGTYLKEYLSYPFQSFPDEEVDGRGVLGSSTPTWKGIFTLAYARGPWKASVRTRYVDSQILVTNEQYASNPDMQDPIKVKWKTFTDARVGFDATDRLNVYLGVRNVFDREPPYNLYGTGLGSAQYDNIGRFVYTGVNYRF